The Sinomicrobium kalidii genome contains a region encoding:
- a CDS encoding aldehyde dehydrogenase (NADP(+)), whose product MITGKNYIGYGQSSTSDITYKTFNPELNTENPWVFHEASAEEIDEAVRLASRAFESYRDISGKRKAEFLNAIADEMEALGEPLLETYMQESGLPRGRAEGERGRTLFQLRTFAELVAEGSWTEATIDTGILDRKPAPKPDLRKMLIPLGAVVVFGSSNFPFAYSTAGGDTASALAAGCPVIVKSHPMHSGTGELVASAIVKAAEKTGMPEGVFSNLNSSGVEVGTKLVQHPGVKAVGFTGSIKGGRALFDLAAKREEPIPVFAEMGSINPVVALPSALKEKAGFWAEQYAGSIMLGTGQFCTSPGLIIGIKGAELREFTQTLGEKITAIAPTCMLHPNIHGAFNRLKEEVSGQPEVCVVAEYEKTVKTNYAQQEIITVEGKTFLENNTLHKEVFGPFSVVIQCEDKEEMTTVIKNLEGQLTGTILGEEEELRENGSVVEALQNRVGRMICNGVPTGVEVCPSMQHGGPYPASTDSRFTAVGIHSIKRWARPFSYQDWPGNLLPDELKNDNPLGILRMVNREKTTAGL is encoded by the coding sequence ATGATAACAGGAAAAAATTACATAGGATACGGTCAGTCATCAACATCCGATATAACTTACAAAACGTTTAACCCGGAACTGAACACGGAAAATCCCTGGGTTTTCCATGAGGCCTCAGCGGAAGAGATCGACGAAGCGGTCCGTTTGGCATCACGGGCTTTTGAAAGTTACAGGGATATTTCCGGAAAGCGGAAAGCAGAATTTTTAAATGCCATTGCCGACGAAATGGAAGCCCTTGGCGAACCGCTCCTGGAAACCTATATGCAGGAGTCCGGCTTACCGAGAGGAAGGGCTGAAGGGGAAAGAGGGAGAACACTGTTTCAACTTCGCACCTTTGCCGAACTGGTTGCTGAAGGCTCCTGGACAGAGGCCACTATCGACACGGGCATTCTCGACCGAAAACCCGCTCCGAAGCCTGATCTCCGGAAAATGTTGATCCCGCTCGGTGCTGTAGTGGTATTCGGTTCCAGCAATTTCCCTTTTGCGTATTCTACGGCAGGGGGAGATACGGCCAGCGCATTGGCAGCGGGTTGTCCGGTTATTGTAAAAAGTCACCCCATGCATTCCGGTACAGGTGAACTGGTGGCTTCGGCAATAGTGAAGGCAGCAGAAAAAACCGGAATGCCCGAAGGTGTGTTTTCCAACCTGAACAGCAGTGGTGTGGAAGTAGGGACCAAACTCGTGCAGCATCCCGGGGTAAAAGCCGTAGGTTTTACAGGGAGCATAAAAGGGGGCAGGGCACTGTTTGACCTGGCCGCAAAGCGCGAAGAGCCCATACCCGTATTTGCCGAAATGGGAAGTATAAACCCGGTGGTGGCCTTACCTTCAGCATTGAAGGAAAAAGCCGGGTTTTGGGCAGAGCAGTATGCCGGTTCCATTATGCTCGGAACGGGGCAATTCTGTACCAGCCCGGGATTGATCATCGGTATAAAAGGGGCAGAACTGAGGGAGTTTACACAAACACTCGGAGAAAAAATAACGGCGATCGCCCCTACCTGTATGCTTCATCCTAACATTCACGGAGCATTTAACAGGCTGAAAGAAGAAGTCTCAGGGCAGCCGGAAGTATGTGTGGTGGCAGAATATGAGAAAACGGTGAAAACAAATTATGCACAACAGGAAATTATTACTGTTGAAGGCAAAACATTCCTGGAAAACAATACCCTGCACAAGGAAGTGTTCGGTCCTTTTTCTGTAGTGATCCAATGTGAAGATAAGGAAGAGATGACCACCGTTATCAAAAACCTCGAAGGGCAGCTTACGGGAACCATACTCGGCGAAGAAGAAGAGTTAAGGGAAAACGGTAGTGTAGTGGAAGCATTGCAGAACCGTGTGGGCAGAATGATCTGTAATGGTGTCCCTACAGGAGTGGAAGTATGTCCGTCCATGCAACACGGCGGCCCTTACCCGGCCTCGACAGACAGCAGGTTTACGGCAGTAGGAATACATTCCATAAAACGATGGGCAAGACCATTCTCTTATCAGGACTGGCCCGGTAATCTGTTGCCCGATGAATTAAAGAACGACAATCCTTTGGGAATTTTACGCATGGTCAACAGAGAAAAAACCACGGCAGGTCTGTAA
- a CDS encoding dihydrodipicolinate synthase family protein, whose protein sequence is MAIQWKGVMPAVTTKFTEDDKLDLKNFEVNINAQLEAGVSGIILGGTLGEASTLSDEEKGELIRTTVDIAKGRVPVIVNIAEQVTRKAIEVAHKAEKDGAEGLMVLPPMRYKATDRETVTYFSEIAKSTSLPIMIYNNPVDYKIEVTLDMFEELLKLDNIQAVKESTRDVTNVTRIINRFGDRLKVLSGVDPLALESLIAGADGWVAGLVDAFPRETVAIYKLAKAGKIEEAYRIYRWFTPLLELDLSPQLVQNIKLAEVATGIGTEKVRAPRLPLEGEEREHVLQVIEDSLKTRPVLPDYKNL, encoded by the coding sequence ATGGCTATACAATGGAAAGGTGTTATGCCTGCCGTAACAACCAAGTTTACAGAAGACGATAAACTGGACCTGAAAAATTTTGAAGTCAATATCAATGCCCAGCTCGAAGCAGGGGTAAGCGGTATCATCCTGGGAGGAACGCTCGGTGAAGCCAGTACGCTTAGCGATGAGGAAAAGGGAGAACTTATCCGTACTACCGTGGATATTGCAAAAGGGCGGGTCCCTGTGATTGTGAATATCGCCGAACAGGTGACCAGAAAAGCAATAGAAGTAGCCCATAAAGCAGAAAAGGACGGTGCCGAAGGATTAATGGTATTGCCTCCCATGCGCTATAAGGCGACGGACAGGGAGACCGTGACCTATTTCAGCGAAATAGCGAAAAGCACTTCCCTTCCCATTATGATATACAATAACCCGGTAGATTACAAGATCGAAGTTACGCTTGATATGTTTGAGGAGCTGCTGAAGCTGGACAACATCCAGGCGGTAAAGGAATCTACCCGGGATGTGACCAATGTTACCCGGATCATCAACCGTTTTGGAGACCGGTTAAAGGTACTCAGCGGGGTAGACCCCCTGGCATTGGAAAGCCTGATCGCAGGGGCCGATGGCTGGGTAGCCGGGCTGGTAGACGCGTTTCCTCGCGAAACCGTTGCTATATACAAACTGGCCAAGGCCGGAAAAATAGAGGAAGCCTACAGGATATACCGCTGGTTTACCCCATTGCTTGAGCTCGACCTGAGTCCGCAACTGGTACAAAATATCAAACTGGCCGAAGTCGCTACGGGAATAGGTACTGAAAAGGTACGCGCACCGAGGTTACCCCTGGAAGGAGAAGAACGCGAACACGTATTGCAGGTCATAGAAGACAGCCTGAAGACCAGGCCGGTTCTTCCTGACTACAAAAATTTGTAA
- a CDS encoding AraC family transcriptional regulator — protein sequence MRVLPFKIPKTKEESLIYQEDFEKVFYDKLHQHEEIQVSLIVSGEGSLIVGDSINQYKPGDVLVIGENLPHVFKSDNSADRYSFMITLFFTTASFGKDFFHLPEFGILEEFFRYSEYGFKVRTKKTALKNRFLKLKKANKYKRFQLFLDILRLLSKTKKQTLSTFIYQKNYTENEGKRMGDLFEYVMQNYDGVITLDTAADIASMSKNAFCRYFKQRTNKTFFQFLIEVRVENACKLLLKNRELSIADISDRCGFQNISNFNRKFKEIKGTTPSQYRKLQGR from the coding sequence ATGCGAGTATTACCTTTTAAAATTCCCAAAACCAAGGAAGAATCCCTGATCTACCAGGAAGACTTCGAGAAGGTATTTTACGATAAACTACATCAGCACGAGGAGATACAGGTAAGCCTTATTGTATCGGGAGAAGGCAGTTTAATTGTGGGGGACAGTATTAATCAGTACAAGCCCGGCGATGTTCTGGTTATTGGTGAAAACCTCCCTCACGTGTTTAAAAGTGATAATTCCGCGGACCGGTATTCTTTTATGATCACCCTGTTTTTTACAACGGCTTCCTTCGGAAAGGACTTTTTTCACCTTCCGGAATTCGGTATTCTCGAAGAATTTTTCCGGTATTCGGAATACGGATTTAAGGTCCGCACGAAAAAAACGGCCTTAAAAAACCGGTTTCTGAAACTGAAAAAAGCCAATAAGTACAAGCGGTTTCAGTTATTTCTCGATATTTTACGCCTGCTGTCCAAAACGAAAAAACAAACTTTGTCTACTTTCATCTATCAAAAAAACTACACGGAAAACGAAGGGAAGCGTATGGGCGACCTGTTCGAATATGTCATGCAGAATTACGACGGGGTAATCACCCTGGATACTGCTGCCGATATTGCCAGCATGAGTAAAAATGCCTTTTGCAGGTATTTTAAACAACGAACCAATAAGACATTTTTCCAGTTCCTTATCGAGGTCCGGGTAGAGAACGCCTGTAAACTCCTCCTGAAAAACAGGGAACTCTCCATAGCCGACATTTCCGACCGCTGCGGGTTTCAGAATATTTCAAATTTTAACCGGAAATTCAAGGAGATCAAGGGGACCACCCCTTCGCAATACCGCAAGTTACAGGGACGTTAA
- a CDS encoding MmcQ/YjbR family DNA-binding protein, which yields MNIDELRNYCLNKKGATEDAPFGEDTIVFKVMGKMFALTSLNKWEAGDRSVNLKCDPERLNELRAEYDSIQPGYHMNKRHWNTVDIGNGELPPELIRELIDHSYDLVVKGLTKRQQENLTSL from the coding sequence ATGAACATAGACGAACTGAGAAATTATTGCCTGAACAAAAAAGGGGCTACCGAAGATGCCCCTTTCGGGGAGGACACTATTGTTTTTAAAGTTATGGGAAAGATGTTTGCACTTACTTCATTAAACAAGTGGGAGGCAGGCGACCGTTCCGTAAACCTGAAATGCGATCCGGAACGCCTTAACGAATTAAGAGCGGAATACGACAGTATCCAACCCGGCTACCACATGAACAAAAGGCACTGGAATACGGTAGATATAGGGAATGGTGAGTTGCCCCCGGAACTCATACGGGAGCTTATCGATCATTCCTATGACCTGGTGGTAAAAGGGCTCACCAAAAGGCAGCAAGAGAATTTAACGTCCCTGTAA
- a CDS encoding DUF4230 domain-containing protein, giving the protein MNDVITLLIGLVLGVIVTYWLYTYLKRRQNRQLTQKQSVVLLEKIRRVCKLVTVEGDFAEIYHYENTRERFLSLVSSRKKALIIINAKVHVGFDLRKVKMRADNQKKRIVLTDFPQPQVLSIEPDLKYYDVKNGLFNRFASTDLTELNKEAKQHILDKIPESGLMETARKEVLEAVLLIETIVQTIGWKLDYSALEIKEVDKELIEDGEEDRE; this is encoded by the coding sequence ATGAACGACGTTATTACTTTATTGATAGGCCTTGTACTGGGCGTTATAGTTACATACTGGTTGTATACCTATCTCAAAAGAAGGCAAAACAGGCAGCTCACGCAGAAACAATCAGTGGTCTTACTGGAAAAGATAAGGAGGGTGTGCAAACTGGTAACCGTAGAAGGCGATTTTGCCGAAATATACCATTATGAAAATACCCGGGAACGTTTTTTAAGCCTTGTTTCCAGCAGGAAAAAGGCGCTGATAATCATCAATGCCAAAGTGCATGTAGGGTTTGACCTCCGAAAAGTGAAAATGCGTGCCGACAACCAGAAAAAACGGATTGTTCTCACTGATTTCCCGCAGCCACAGGTGTTGTCCATCGAACCCGACCTGAAATATTACGATGTGAAAAACGGACTGTTCAACAGGTTTGCCTCGACGGACCTTACGGAACTGAACAAGGAAGCAAAGCAGCACATTCTCGACAAAATTCCCGAGAGCGGCCTGATGGAAACTGCCCGGAAGGAAGTTCTGGAAGCCGTTTTACTGATAGAAACCATTGTGCAGACAATAGGGTGGAAGCTGGACTATTCCGCCCTCGAAATAAAAGAAGTTGATAAAGAGTTGATTGAGGACGGTGAGGAGGATAGAGAATAG
- a CDS encoding DUF4260 domain-containing protein, whose amino-acid sequence MKRTLQLEELLMLALGIFLFSGLDYSWWWFAGLFFAPDIGMVGYIWNTRTGAVTYNIFHHKGIAIVIYLLGFFVHAELMQMIGTILFAHSSFDRMLGYGLKYGDSFKHTHLGTIGKE is encoded by the coding sequence ATGAAACGAACATTACAGTTAGAAGAACTTCTAATGCTGGCCCTGGGCATTTTCCTTTTCAGCGGGCTGGATTATTCCTGGTGGTGGTTTGCCGGCCTGTTTTTTGCGCCCGATATCGGTATGGTCGGATATATTTGGAACACCAGAACAGGAGCGGTAACCTACAATATTTTTCATCATAAAGGTATTGCCATAGTCATATATTTGCTCGGTTTTTTTGTACATGCGGAACTAATGCAGATGATCGGGACTATACTGTTTGCACATTCCAGCTTTGACCGTATGCTGGGATACGGACTGAAATACGGGGATTCTTTTAAACATACGCATCTGGGAACCATAGGAAAGGAGTAA
- a CDS encoding cyclase family protein: MQTTIHYQDKIYKANLSQPLDISIPLRASEDNPVAWYLGAPEITPVRSGDWTGSVASGASTNFNNIRFNPHAHGTHTECAGHITREFYNVNDVLQQFFFMAEVISVQPESQGEDLVISKKQLVHLLNGKTPEAVIIRTLPNDRSKLTRKYSHTNPPYLEEAVTVYLRESGIKHLLTDLPSVDREKDEGKLLAHKAFWDVDGRIRLDATITEFIFVPDSVADGTYLLNLQIASFVNDASPSKPVLYKVW; the protein is encoded by the coding sequence ATGCAAACTACAATACACTATCAGGATAAAATATATAAGGCAAACCTGAGTCAACCTCTGGACATTTCCATCCCTTTACGCGCATCGGAAGACAATCCCGTGGCGTGGTATCTCGGAGCGCCGGAAATTACGCCCGTTCGGTCGGGCGACTGGACGGGAAGTGTGGCTTCGGGAGCTTCGACCAATTTCAATAATATCCGATTCAATCCCCATGCACATGGTACGCACACCGAATGTGCGGGGCATATTACCAGGGAGTTTTACAATGTCAATGACGTATTGCAACAGTTTTTCTTTATGGCAGAAGTGATCTCCGTACAACCGGAATCCCAGGGGGAAGATCTGGTAATTTCCAAAAAACAGCTAGTGCATCTATTGAATGGAAAAACTCCCGAAGCAGTGATCATCCGTACATTGCCCAACGATAGGAGCAAACTAACCAGAAAATATTCGCATACCAATCCTCCCTATCTGGAGGAAGCGGTTACCGTTTATCTCCGGGAATCGGGGATAAAACATCTTTTGACAGACCTTCCGTCGGTAGACAGGGAAAAGGATGAAGGAAAATTATTGGCACACAAAGCTTTCTGGGATGTAGATGGCCGGATAAGGCTGGATGCGACCATTACGGAATTTATTTTTGTCCCGGATTCGGTAGCAGATGGAACATATTTGTTAAATTTACAGATAGCATCTTTTGTGAATGATGCTTCCCCCAGTAAACCTGTGCTCTATAAAGTATGGTAG
- a CDS encoding M20/M25/M40 family metallo-hydrolase, with product MTMRKIVLTCSLFLLLFICIPVFAQDVHPDATIIQQHVNFLAADKMKGRGTGSRGLKKAARYIERRFKKYGLTPAGTRKFKQPFTAKVKKVVVKDSIRKANNIIGFLDNGAPYTIVIGAHYDHLGTGKQGSSKHPQPEGLIHNGADDNASGVAGLLELARYFSGNGETEAYNFLFIAFSAEELGLLGSRYFTEHPVILLENIHFMLNMDMIGRYNPERGIGIGGYGTSSKWPAIFEGVKAGVKFFTDNAGSGGSDHGSFYAKQIPVLFFHTGGHPDYHMPSDDADKVNAEAEAKIIALEIQLIENAMEQEKLPFTEVKN from the coding sequence ATGACCATGCGTAAAATAGTCCTGACCTGTTCTCTTTTTCTTTTACTTTTTATCTGTATCCCTGTGTTTGCCCAGGACGTACATCCGGATGCGACCATCATACAGCAGCATGTGAATTTCCTCGCCGCAGACAAAATGAAAGGGCGTGGCACAGGCAGCAGGGGACTGAAAAAAGCGGCCCGGTATATCGAGCGCCGGTTCAAAAAATACGGACTCACCCCGGCAGGAACCCGGAAATTCAAACAGCCCTTTACTGCAAAGGTGAAAAAAGTGGTCGTTAAGGACAGCATACGAAAGGCCAATAACATTATCGGTTTTCTGGATAACGGTGCTCCCTACACTATTGTTATAGGTGCGCATTACGATCACCTGGGCACGGGGAAACAGGGCAGTTCCAAACACCCGCAACCCGAAGGGCTCATTCACAACGGTGCGGACGACAACGCATCAGGAGTTGCAGGTCTGCTGGAACTGGCCCGTTATTTTTCCGGTAACGGGGAAACCGAAGCGTACAATTTTCTGTTTATCGCCTTTTCTGCAGAAGAACTGGGACTTTTGGGCTCAAGATATTTTACGGAACATCCGGTCATCCTGCTGGAAAACATTCACTTTATGCTGAACATGGATATGATAGGCCGTTACAACCCGGAACGGGGGATCGGAATAGGAGGATACGGTACCAGCAGTAAATGGCCGGCAATTTTTGAAGGCGTAAAAGCCGGAGTCAAATTCTTCACGGATAATGCCGGAAGCGGTGGCTCCGATCACGGTTCTTTTTACGCAAAGCAAATTCCGGTCCTGTTTTTCCACACCGGCGGCCATCCGGACTATCACATGCCTTCGGACGATGCCGACAAAGTCAACGCCGAAGCCGAAGCAAAGAT